In one Solanum lycopersicum chromosome 11, SLM_r2.1 genomic region, the following are encoded:
- the LOC101249139 gene encoding uncharacterized protein: MVDASKKRDIGWNYGTQGATKDSVTCNFCGSTFNGGITRHKQHLVGGFKNVKQCAACPSEIREEIRAYMQSKIANNPKFQMRQPEEFVDIDDLDEMDDYAEMRPPSKTQRISSSGGSSTARSVTKGPLNLYFSQKSTQKGGLEKGGGIEETKKILRERAVSAFAIWMHDAGLPFNCVNHKSFDKFIEVVGQHGPGMKPPTFHEVRVTHLKKEVDKVEKIVEEHKVQWTKFGCSIMMDKWTARNGKMIINILVNSPISSVFLGSVDASNESTDSTKMYKLFESTIERIGPENMVQIVTDNASENVKAGSMMMGAYPHIYWTPCAAHCINLIFGDIFKVKPYASVFKKAIRIHSYISQRPLLLNLMRKFTKERNLVKPAKTRFATAFLTLRAMYIQRKNLKTLVLSTEWNSSKFAKETSGKEVANLLISIHFWNDVVRALTVCSPLTKVLRLVDGEKKPPMGYIYEAMDRAKEAIAHGFCGVQKHYEKVFQIIDARWSEQLHRPLHAAGHVLNPGLYYKAEEEGTLL; the protein is encoded by the exons ATGGTGGATGCTAGCAAAAAGAGGGACATTGGATGGAATTACGGCACTCAAGGAGCGACGAAAGATTCGGTcacttgtaacttttgtgggagtaCTTTCAATGGTGGAATAACGCGACATAAACAACATTTAGTGGGTGGTTTCAAAAATGTTAAACAATGTGCCGCTTGTCCGTCGGAAATTAGAGAAGAAATAAGGGCTTATATGCAAAGCAAAATAGCTAATAATCCCAAATTTCAAATGAGGCAACCGGAAGAATTTGTTGATATTGATGATCTTGATGAAATGGATGATTATGCGGAAATGAGGCCTCCCTCCAAAACTCAAAGGATATCTTCTAGTGGAGGTTCATCCACCGCACGGAGTGTGACGAAAGGACCTTTGAACCtctatttttcacaaaaatcaacACAAAAAGGAGGCTTAGAAAAAGGAGGAGGAAtcgaagaaacaaagaaaattctaaGAGAGCGTGCGGTAAGTGCTTTTGCAATTTGGATGCATGATGCCGGGCTCCCTTTTAATTGCGTCAATCACAAATCATTCGATAAATTTATTGAGGTGGTTGGACAACATGGCCCCGGAATGAAGCCTCCTACATTCCATGAAGTTAGAGTCACTCACCTTAAAAAAGAGGTGGATAAAGTAGAAAAAATTGTTGAGGAGCATAAAGTGCAATGGACAAAGTTTGGTTGTTCCATTATGATGGACAAATGGACGGCACGAAATGGCAAaatgatcatcaatattttggtgaattCTCCAATCAGTAGTGTATTTCTTGGTTCGGTTGATGCTAGCAATGAATCTACCGATTCCACCAAAATGTACAAGTTATTTGAAAGCACTATCGAAAGAATTGGACCAGAAAATATGGTACAAATTGTCACCGATAATGCTAGTGAGAATGTCAAAGCGGGAAGTATGATGATGGGTGCGTATCCACACATTTATTGGACTCCATGTGCCGCTCATTGCATCAACTTGATATTTGGTGACATATTCAAGGTTAAGCCATATGCTTCCG TTTTTAAGAAGGCCATCAGAATCCATTCTTACATTAGTCAAAGGCCATTGTTGTTAAACTTGATGAGAAAATTCACCAAAGAAAGAAATTTGGTGAAACCGGCCAAGACAAGATTTGCAACGGCATTCTTAACTTTGAGAGCTATgtacattcaaagaaaaaacttGAAAACTTTAGTCCTCTCAACCGAATGGAATTCAAGTAAATTTGCAAAGGAAACTTCAGGGAAAGAAGTTGCCAATCTTCTTATTTCTATCCACTTTTGGAATGATGTTGTTCGGGCACTTACAGTTTGTAGCCCTTTGACAAAAGTGCTTCGTTTGGTGGATGGGGAGAAAAAACCACCAATGGGTTATATTTATGAGGCAATGGATAGAGCCAAAGAAGCTATTGCACATGGTTTTTGTGGAGTTCAGAAGCATTATGAGAAAGTGTTTCAAATTATTGATGCAAGGTGGTCAGAACAACTCCATCGGCCTTTGCATGCTGCAGGCCATGTTTTGAACCCAGGATTATATTATAAAGCTGAAGAAGAGGGAACTTTATTATAG
- the LOC138339218 gene encoding uncharacterized protein produces MADGLFGCGPAKRARDTRSPVEWWSLFGSETPNLQKFAMKVLSLTCSSSGCERNWSMFEHIHSKKRNRLTLSRLNDLVYIKYNRTLKLHYDARDLIDPIRLDNIDDSNEWLVGCPEDQDDELVYEDDDLTWGSVATAIGADESIYHLRGLSSRSTVLDKGKGVESTSLSSSSSRTRTLIDEEYVEEEDEEQYNDVEDFDLQELDNFEEE; encoded by the exons ATGGCGGATGGACTATTTGGTTGTGGTCCGGCTAAAAGAGCTAGAGACACAAGGTCACCGG ttgaATGGTGGTCACTATTTGGTAGTGAAACACCAAACTTGCAAAAGTTTGCCATGAAAGTGTTAAGCCTAACTTGTAGCTCATCTGGATGTGAGCGAAATTGGAGTATGTTTGAACAC ATTCATTCCAAAAAAAGGAATAGGCTTACACTATCGCGTCTCAATGATCTAGTGTACATTAAGTACAATAGAACATTGAAACTCCATTATGATGCTCGTGATCTTATTGATCCAATTCGCTTGGATAACATAGATGATTCCAACGAATGGTTAGTTGGATGCCCCGAAGATCAAGATGATGAACTAGTATATGAAGATGATGATCTTACTTGGGGTAGTGTTGCTACGGCAATTGGAGCGGACGAGAGTATCTATCATCTTAGGGGACTTTCTTCAAGATCAACAGTACTTGACAAGGGCAAAGGAGTAGAAAGTACATCTTTAAGTTCATCTTCAAGTAGGACTCGGAcactaattgatgaagaatacgtggaggaagaagatgaagagcaatataatgatgtagaagattttgatcttcaagagttggataattttgaagaagaatag